A segment of the Syntrophus gentianae genome:
CTTAAAGAGGCTCAGAAGCTTGGTTTTGCGGAGGCAGATCCTACCTTTGATATCGAAGGGATTGATACAGCACATAAACTTGCCCTTGTGCTAACGTTGGCGTATGGAAAGAGAGTGCCCCTGAAAGAGCTCTACCGGGAAGGAATTTCGGGCATAAGTCAGCAGGATGTGGAATTCGCTGGAGAATTGGGGTATCACATCAAGTTGCTGGCCATTGCAAGGCAACACGATGAGCTCATAGAAGCGCGAATTCATCCGACAATGGTGCCTTTTCATCACCTCCTTGCCAATGTCAATGGAAATTATAATGCCTTTCATATAATCGGCGATGCTTCGGATTCCGTATTTCTTTCCGGTCAAGGGGCGGGCATGATGCCGACAGCAAGCGCTGTCATCAGCGATGTCATCGACATTTCCCGGGACATCTTAAAGGGCACATCCTGGCGGATACCCGCAAGATCCTTTCAGGAGGATGTTATTCAAGATATCAACTTGATGCCCATTGAGAATATCATAACCCATTATTATTTCCGGTTTTCCGCCTTGGACCATCCGGGAGTTCTCTCAAAAATAGCCGGCATCCTCGCGGAAGAAAACATCAGCATTGCCACAGTCATCCAAAAGGGAAGAAAAAAGGGGCAGGCTGTACCGATTGTCATGACAACGCACAAATCTCAGGAAAAGAACGTTCGTCAAGCCCTTGAAAAAATAGACCGCCTAGACATTGTTCAGGGTCATACCGTACTGATTAGAATTGAGGACGACAGACTGCCATGAAATATGTCATCATCTTAGGAGACGGAATGGCAGACTATCCCATCCCTGAATTGGGTGGAAGAACACCCCTGGAAGTCGCCAACACTCCTTCCATGGATCGAATGGCTGCAGAAGGAACATTGGGATTAATCGACACGATTCCTCAGGACTTGTCGCCGGGAAGTGATGTCGCTAATCTTTCTGTTCTCGGTTATGATCCGAGGGAAACTTACTCCGGACGCGGGCCTCTTGAGGCCGCCAGTATGGGACTGAAACTGGCTCCCGACGATGTGGCCTTTCGCTGCAACCTTGTAACTTTAGGACCGGAAGATAACCC
Coding sequences within it:
- a CDS encoding homoserine dehydrogenase, with protein sequence MLKKNIYLGLIGFGNIGTGVVKLLKENAEILEQRLGTKIILKKIVDINIEAPRMVAVDPQLLSTDVNEILNDPEIDIVIELVGGYDPALRFLTDALKKGKHVVTANKALLATYGNELFQLAAKQQRNICFEASVGGTIPIIKTIREGLVANRIKSVLGIMNGTSNYILTKMTEEKEDFETVLKEAQKLGFAEADPTFDIEGIDTAHKLALVLTLAYGKRVPLKELYREGISGISQQDVEFAGELGYHIKLLAIARQHDELIEARIHPTMVPFHHLLANVNGNYNAFHIIGDASDSVFLSGQGAGMMPTASAVISDVIDISRDILKGTSWRIPARSFQEDVIQDINLMPIENIITHYYFRFSALDHPGVLSKIAGILAEENISIATVIQKGRKKGQAVPIVMTTHKSQEKNVRQALEKIDRLDIVQGHTVLIRIEDDRLP